Within the Metasolibacillus fluoroglycofenilyticus genome, the region GAAAAATTGATTTTAAAGAACGTGAATGATTACACAAACTTATTTGAAGATGTACGTACTCATGTGATGGAAAGTGCTGAAAAGTTGGGTGCTAGCGGTGGTGCTCTATTTATTATTCAGAACGATAAAATCGCAAAAGAATCTTATTTTGGTAAGCAGTCTAATGCAAAACTTGCTCGAGATGTTCAAGTAGACACTCAATTCCATATTGCATCTGTAAGAAAAGCTTATATTGGTTTTGCTGCAGCTTATGCTATATACAATGGTTACTTTTCCATGGATGATACAGTTCAGCAGTTTGTTGAAGATTCGAATTTAGCTGCATATGAGGGGGTAACTATTCGTCACTTATTAACCCATACACATGGATTAAAAATTGTTGACGGCAATAAACTAGTAAGTGAATATAAACCTGGTGAATCATGGGCATATAGAGGTCCAAGCATTGATTTATTGACAATGATTATCCGAAAAACAACGGGACAGTCTGTTGCTGAAATTATTAAATCACAGGTTATTGAACCACTAGGCTTTCAATCAACAGAATGGATTAAGATGAGTAAGCCTCATTCAAAA harbors:
- a CDS encoding serine hydrolase domain-containing protein gives rise to the protein MILKNVNDYTNLFEDVRTHVMESAEKLGASGGALFIIQNDKIAKESYFGKQSNAKLARDVQVDTQFHIASVRKAYIGFAAAYAIYNGYFSMDDTVQQFVEDSNLAAYEGVTIRHLLTHTHGLKIVDGNKLVSEYKPGESWAYRGPSIDLLTMIIRKTTGQSVAEIIKSQVIEPLGFQSTEWIKMSKPHSKIANAIRDADNPFWTKTDVVDGSGMNMYVSAQELALWGYIHLTEGKWGGKQIIPREIIQMATSIQTPNPTLPIQKNGFLWFVKDTNLSFNQIGDTVPQGSYQLLGYTNVALLVIPEENVVAVRMLNRYGSPKGYDYLSDIRSFGDTVYKCSIKLTMQ